A DNA window from Hevea brasiliensis isolate MT/VB/25A 57/8 chromosome 2, ASM3005281v1, whole genome shotgun sequence contains the following coding sequences:
- the LOC110638758 gene encoding uncharacterized protein LOC110638758 isoform X2, whose product MEACLTRCFNGNAFRRALKPLNLKTSNPSFRCSSMPIHSGGTKSLIKAYDALLLDAGGTLLQLAKPVEETYASIGSKYGLTTSSVEIKKGFKRAFAAPWPEKLRYQGDGRPFWKLVVSEATGCTNDDYFEEVYKYYANGDAWRLPDGAYETLFLLKDTGVKLAVVSNFDTRLRKLLKDLNVIDLFDALIVSSEVGYEKPDPNIFKAALDQVNVEASKAVHVGDDLKADKDGANAIGIDCCANPTL is encoded by the exons ATGGAAGCTTGCTTGACCAGATGCTTTAATGGAAATGCGTTTCGAAGAGCTCTAAAACCTCTCAATTTAAAAACCTCGAATCCTTCCTTTCGCTGCTCTTCCATGCCCATCCATTCTG GAGGAACAAAGTCCCTTATAAAGGCATATGATGCTTTATTGTTGGACGCTGGAGGAACCCTTTTGCAATTGGCAAAGCCTGTCGAGGAAACCTATGCTTCTATTGGGAGCAAATATG GTCTGACTACAAGTTCAGTGGAGATAAAGAAGGGATTTAAGAGAGCTTTTGCTGCCCCATGGCCTGAAAAGCTACGTTACCAG GGAGATGGGAGGCCATTTTGGAAACTTGTTGTTTCTGAAGCCACTGGTTGCACTAATGATGATTATTTTGAAGAAGTCTATAAG TACTATGCAAATGGCGATGCATGGCGCCTTCCAGATGGGGCTTATGAAACATTATTCCTTCTTAAAGATACTGGAG TTAAGCTGGCTGTTGTATCCAATTTTGACACCCGCTTAAGGAAGCTATTAAAGGACCTAAATGTTATAGATTT GTTTGATGCTCTAATCGTATCTTCAGAAGTTGGATATGAAAAACCAGATCCAAATATATTTAAAGCTGCTTTAG atcAAGTAAATGTGGAGGCTAGCAAGGCAGTACATGTTGGAGATGATCTCAAGGCAGACAAGGATGGAGCTAATGCAATTGGTATTGATTGCTG CGCTAATCCTACTTTATGA
- the LOC110638758 gene encoding uncharacterized protein LOC110638758 isoform X3, with product MEACLTRCFNGNAFRRALKPLNLKTSNPSFRCSSMPIHSGGTKSLIKAYDALLLDAGGTLLQLAKPVEETYASIGSKYGLTTSSVEIKKGFKRAFAAPWPEKLRYQGDGRPFWKLVVSEATGCTNDDYFEEVYKYYANGDAWRLPDGAYETLFLLKDTGDQVNVEASKAVHVGDDLKADKDGANAIGIDCWLWGADVKTFTDIQNRILA from the exons ATGGAAGCTTGCTTGACCAGATGCTTTAATGGAAATGCGTTTCGAAGAGCTCTAAAACCTCTCAATTTAAAAACCTCGAATCCTTCCTTTCGCTGCTCTTCCATGCCCATCCATTCTG GAGGAACAAAGTCCCTTATAAAGGCATATGATGCTTTATTGTTGGACGCTGGAGGAACCCTTTTGCAATTGGCAAAGCCTGTCGAGGAAACCTATGCTTCTATTGGGAGCAAATATG GTCTGACTACAAGTTCAGTGGAGATAAAGAAGGGATTTAAGAGAGCTTTTGCTGCCCCATGGCCTGAAAAGCTACGTTACCAG GGAGATGGGAGGCCATTTTGGAAACTTGTTGTTTCTGAAGCCACTGGTTGCACTAATGATGATTATTTTGAAGAAGTCTATAAG TACTATGCAAATGGCGATGCATGGCGCCTTCCAGATGGGGCTTATGAAACATTATTCCTTCTTAAAGATACTGGAG atcAAGTAAATGTGGAGGCTAGCAAGGCAGTACATGTTGGAGATGATCTCAAGGCAGACAAGGATGGAGCTAATGCAATTGGTATTGATTGCTG GCTATGGGGAGCAGATGTCAAGACATTCACAGATATACAAAATCGCATCCTTGCCTAA
- the LOC110638758 gene encoding uncharacterized protein LOC110638758 isoform X1: MEACLTRCFNGNAFRRALKPLNLKTSNPSFRCSSMPIHSGGTKSLIKAYDALLLDAGGTLLQLAKPVEETYASIGSKYGLTTSSVEIKKGFKRAFAAPWPEKLRYQGDGRPFWKLVVSEATGCTNDDYFEEVYKYYANGDAWRLPDGAYETLFLLKDTGVKLAVVSNFDTRLRKLLKDLNVIDLFDALIVSSEVGYEKPDPNIFKAALDQVNVEASKAVHVGDDLKADKDGANAIGIDCWLWGADVKTFTDIQNRILA, encoded by the exons ATGGAAGCTTGCTTGACCAGATGCTTTAATGGAAATGCGTTTCGAAGAGCTCTAAAACCTCTCAATTTAAAAACCTCGAATCCTTCCTTTCGCTGCTCTTCCATGCCCATCCATTCTG GAGGAACAAAGTCCCTTATAAAGGCATATGATGCTTTATTGTTGGACGCTGGAGGAACCCTTTTGCAATTGGCAAAGCCTGTCGAGGAAACCTATGCTTCTATTGGGAGCAAATATG GTCTGACTACAAGTTCAGTGGAGATAAAGAAGGGATTTAAGAGAGCTTTTGCTGCCCCATGGCCTGAAAAGCTACGTTACCAG GGAGATGGGAGGCCATTTTGGAAACTTGTTGTTTCTGAAGCCACTGGTTGCACTAATGATGATTATTTTGAAGAAGTCTATAAG TACTATGCAAATGGCGATGCATGGCGCCTTCCAGATGGGGCTTATGAAACATTATTCCTTCTTAAAGATACTGGAG TTAAGCTGGCTGTTGTATCCAATTTTGACACCCGCTTAAGGAAGCTATTAAAGGACCTAAATGTTATAGATTT GTTTGATGCTCTAATCGTATCTTCAGAAGTTGGATATGAAAAACCAGATCCAAATATATTTAAAGCTGCTTTAG atcAAGTAAATGTGGAGGCTAGCAAGGCAGTACATGTTGGAGATGATCTCAAGGCAGACAAGGATGGAGCTAATGCAATTGGTATTGATTGCTG GCTATGGGGAGCAGATGTCAAGACATTCACAGATATACAAAATCGCATCCTTGCCTAA
- the LOC110638747 gene encoding cullin-3A isoform X1, which translates to MSNQKKRNFQIEAFKHRVVVDPKYADKTWKILEHAIHEIYNHNASGLSFEELYRNAYNMVLHKFGEKLYSGLVSTMTSHLKEISKSIEAAQGDSFLEELNRKWNDHNKALQMIRDILMYMDRTYIPSTHKTPVHELGLNLWRDNIIHSSKIQTRLLNTLLELVHRERTGEVIDRGLMRNIIKMLMDLGSLVYQEDFEKPFLEVSAEFYKVESQEFIECCDCGEYLKKAEKRLNEEIERVTHYLDAKSEVKITNVVEKEMIANHMLSLVHMENSGLVNMLLDDKYEDLGRMYNLFRRVPNGLLTIREVMTSHLRETGKQLVTDPERLKDPVEFVQRLLDEKDKYDSIISLAFSNDKTFQNALNSSFEYFINLNARSPEFISLFVDDKLRKGLKGVSEEDVEVILDKVMMLFRYLQEKDVFEKYYKQHLAKRLLSGKTVSDDAERSLIVKLKTECGYQFTSKLEGMFTDMKTSQDTMQGFYASHPELGDGPTLVVQVLTTGSWPTQPNVTCNLPAEMSALCEKFRSYYLGTHTGRRLSWQTNMGTADVKATFGKGQKHELNVSTFQMCVLMLFNNADRLSYKEIEQATEIPASDLKRCLQSMACVKGKNVLRKEPMSKDIGEEDAFFVNDKFTSKFYKVKIGTVVAQKESEPEKQETRQRVEEDRKPQIEAAIVRIMKSRRVLDHNNIIAEVTKQLQSRFLANPTEIKKRIESLIERDFLERDTIDRKLYRYLA; encoded by the exons ATGAGTAATCAGAAGAAGAGGAACTTTCAGATAGAGGCGTTTAAGCACCGGGTCGTGGTGGATCCAAAATACGCTGATAAGACCTGGAAGATTCTGGAACATGCTATCCATGAGATTTACAATCACAACGCTAGTGGCCTTAGTTTTGAAGAGCTTTATag GAATGCCTATAATATGGTGCTGCACAAATTTGGTGAAAAGTTGTATTCTGGTCTGGTTTCAACTATGACTTCACATCTTAAAGAAATATCAAAATCTATTGAGGCTGCTCAGGGAGATTCATTTTTGGAGGAGCTGAACAGGAAATGGAATGACCATAACAAAGCGTTGCAAATGATAAGGGATATATTGATGTACATGGATAGAACGTATATTCCAAGCACTCATAAAACTCCTGTTCATGAGCTTGGATTGAACTTGTGGAGGGATAatatcatacattccagcaaaaTTCAGACAAGGCTTCTAAATACACTTCTTGAACTAGTACATAGAGAACGGACCGGTGAAGTTATAGACCGAGGGTTGATGAGGAACATAATTAAGATGCTTATGGATTTAGGTTCATTGGTTTACCAAGAGGACTTTGAGAAGCCGTTTCTTGAGGTTTCTGCTGAGTTCTATAAGGTTGAATCACAGGAGTTCATTGAATGCTGTGACTGTGGTGAGTATTTGAAGAAAGCTGAGAAACGTTTGAATGAAGAGATAGAGCGAGTGACACACTACTTGGATGCAAAGAGTGAAGTCAAGATAACTAACGTGGTTGAGAAGGAAATGATTGCCAACCACATGTTGAGTTTAGTTCACATGGAGAATTCAGGCCTGGTAAATATGCTTCTTGATGATAAATATGAGGACTTGGGAAGAATGTATAACTTGTTCCGTCGGGTTCCTAATGGTCTTCTAACAATACGAGAAGTGATGACTTCCCACCTAAGGGAGACTGGTAAGCAGCTAGTTACTGATCCAGAAAGGTTGAAGGATCCAGTGGAATTTGTTCAGCGTTTGTTGGATGAAAAAGATAAATACGATAGCATCATAAGTTTGGCATTCAGCAATGACAAGACATTCCAGAATGCTTTGAATTcctcttttgaatattttattaatttgaatgCTCGCTCTCCTGAATTCATTTCATTGTTTGTGGATGACAAGCTTAGAAAAGGTCTAAAGGGAGTTAGTGAGGAGGATGTGGAGGTTATTCTTGACAAGGTGATGATGCTGTTCCGCTACTTGCAGGAGAAGGATGTATTTGAGAAGTATTATAAACAGCATTTGGCTAAGCGACTGTTATCAGGAAAAACTGTCTCTGACGATGCAGAGAGAAGTTTGATAGTCAAACTCAAGACTGAATGTGGATATCAATTCACCTCGAAATTAGAAGGCATGTTTACTGACATGAAGACCTCCCAGGATACTATGCAAGGGTTTTATGCAAGCCATCCTGAGCTAGGAGATGGACCTACACTGGTTGTCCAGGTTTTGACAACAGGATCTTGGCCAACTCAGCCTAATGTTACTTGCAACTTGCCTGCTGAAATGTCAGCACTATGTGAGAAGTTCAGGTCATATTACCTTGGTACCCATACCGGTCGGAGACTGTCCTGGCAAACTAACATGGGCACAGCAGATGTTAAAGCAACTTTTGGGAAGGGTCAGAAACATGAGTTGAATGTATCTACATTCCAAATGTGTGTTCTTATGCTGTTCAATAATGCTGACCGGCTTAGCTACAAGGAGATTGAGCAGGCAACAGAGATTCCTGCTTCAGACCTAAAGAGGTGCCTGCAATCCATGGCATGTGTAAAAGGGAAAAATGTACTTCGGAAAGAGCCCATGAGCAAAGACATTGGTGAGGAAGATGCATTTTTTGTCAATGACAAGTTCACAAGCAAATTCTACAAGGTGAAGATAGGAACTGTAGTAGCACAAAAGGAATCAGAACCTGAAAAGCAGGAGACTCGGCAGAGAGTGGAGGAGGACAGAAAGCCTCAGATTGAAGCAGCAATAGTTAGGATCATGAAATCAAGGAGGGTTTTGGACCACAACAATATAATTGCCGAGGTCACAAAGCAGTTGCAGTCACGATTTCTGGCCAACCCCACGGAGATTAAGAAACGTATTGAGTCTCTTATTGAACGAGATTTCTTGGAGAGGGATACCATTGACAGAAAATTGTACCGTTATCTTGCTTGA
- the LOC110638747 gene encoding cullin-3A isoform X2, producing MLSMRFTITTLVALVLKSFIEKERGRGKSTLNSSGCVSNIQFWHNFRNAYNMVLHKFGEKLYSGLVSTMTSHLKEISKSIEAAQGDSFLEELNRKWNDHNKALQMIRDILMYMDRTYIPSTHKTPVHELGLNLWRDNIIHSSKIQTRLLNTLLELVHRERTGEVIDRGLMRNIIKMLMDLGSLVYQEDFEKPFLEVSAEFYKVESQEFIECCDCGEYLKKAEKRLNEEIERVTHYLDAKSEVKITNVVEKEMIANHMLSLVHMENSGLVNMLLDDKYEDLGRMYNLFRRVPNGLLTIREVMTSHLRETGKQLVTDPERLKDPVEFVQRLLDEKDKYDSIISLAFSNDKTFQNALNSSFEYFINLNARSPEFISLFVDDKLRKGLKGVSEEDVEVILDKVMMLFRYLQEKDVFEKYYKQHLAKRLLSGKTVSDDAERSLIVKLKTECGYQFTSKLEGMFTDMKTSQDTMQGFYASHPELGDGPTLVVQVLTTGSWPTQPNVTCNLPAEMSALCEKFRSYYLGTHTGRRLSWQTNMGTADVKATFGKGQKHELNVSTFQMCVLMLFNNADRLSYKEIEQATEIPASDLKRCLQSMACVKGKNVLRKEPMSKDIGEEDAFFVNDKFTSKFYKVKIGTVVAQKESEPEKQETRQRVEEDRKPQIEAAIVRIMKSRRVLDHNNIIAEVTKQLQSRFLANPTEIKKRIESLIERDFLERDTIDRKLYRYLA from the exons ATGCTATCCATGAGATTTACAATCACAACGCTAGTGGCCTTAGTTTTGAAGAGCTTTATag AAAAGGAGAGGGGAAGGGGCAAAAGCACACTGAATTCAAGTGGTTGTGTGTCTAATATACAGTTTTGGCATAATTTCAGGAATGCCTATAATATGGTGCTGCACAAATTTGGTGAAAAGTTGTATTCTGGTCTGGTTTCAACTATGACTTCACATCTTAAAGAAATATCAAAATCTATTGAGGCTGCTCAGGGAGATTCATTTTTGGAGGAGCTGAACAGGAAATGGAATGACCATAACAAAGCGTTGCAAATGATAAGGGATATATTGATGTACATGGATAGAACGTATATTCCAAGCACTCATAAAACTCCTGTTCATGAGCTTGGATTGAACTTGTGGAGGGATAatatcatacattccagcaaaaTTCAGACAAGGCTTCTAAATACACTTCTTGAACTAGTACATAGAGAACGGACCGGTGAAGTTATAGACCGAGGGTTGATGAGGAACATAATTAAGATGCTTATGGATTTAGGTTCATTGGTTTACCAAGAGGACTTTGAGAAGCCGTTTCTTGAGGTTTCTGCTGAGTTCTATAAGGTTGAATCACAGGAGTTCATTGAATGCTGTGACTGTGGTGAGTATTTGAAGAAAGCTGAGAAACGTTTGAATGAAGAGATAGAGCGAGTGACACACTACTTGGATGCAAAGAGTGAAGTCAAGATAACTAACGTGGTTGAGAAGGAAATGATTGCCAACCACATGTTGAGTTTAGTTCACATGGAGAATTCAGGCCTGGTAAATATGCTTCTTGATGATAAATATGAGGACTTGGGAAGAATGTATAACTTGTTCCGTCGGGTTCCTAATGGTCTTCTAACAATACGAGAAGTGATGACTTCCCACCTAAGGGAGACTGGTAAGCAGCTAGTTACTGATCCAGAAAGGTTGAAGGATCCAGTGGAATTTGTTCAGCGTTTGTTGGATGAAAAAGATAAATACGATAGCATCATAAGTTTGGCATTCAGCAATGACAAGACATTCCAGAATGCTTTGAATTcctcttttgaatattttattaatttgaatgCTCGCTCTCCTGAATTCATTTCATTGTTTGTGGATGACAAGCTTAGAAAAGGTCTAAAGGGAGTTAGTGAGGAGGATGTGGAGGTTATTCTTGACAAGGTGATGATGCTGTTCCGCTACTTGCAGGAGAAGGATGTATTTGAGAAGTATTATAAACAGCATTTGGCTAAGCGACTGTTATCAGGAAAAACTGTCTCTGACGATGCAGAGAGAAGTTTGATAGTCAAACTCAAGACTGAATGTGGATATCAATTCACCTCGAAATTAGAAGGCATGTTTACTGACATGAAGACCTCCCAGGATACTATGCAAGGGTTTTATGCAAGCCATCCTGAGCTAGGAGATGGACCTACACTGGTTGTCCAGGTTTTGACAACAGGATCTTGGCCAACTCAGCCTAATGTTACTTGCAACTTGCCTGCTGAAATGTCAGCACTATGTGAGAAGTTCAGGTCATATTACCTTGGTACCCATACCGGTCGGAGACTGTCCTGGCAAACTAACATGGGCACAGCAGATGTTAAAGCAACTTTTGGGAAGGGTCAGAAACATGAGTTGAATGTATCTACATTCCAAATGTGTGTTCTTATGCTGTTCAATAATGCTGACCGGCTTAGCTACAAGGAGATTGAGCAGGCAACAGAGATTCCTGCTTCAGACCTAAAGAGGTGCCTGCAATCCATGGCATGTGTAAAAGGGAAAAATGTACTTCGGAAAGAGCCCATGAGCAAAGACATTGGTGAGGAAGATGCATTTTTTGTCAATGACAAGTTCACAAGCAAATTCTACAAGGTGAAGATAGGAACTGTAGTAGCACAAAAGGAATCAGAACCTGAAAAGCAGGAGACTCGGCAGAGAGTGGAGGAGGACAGAAAGCCTCAGATTGAAGCAGCAATAGTTAGGATCATGAAATCAAGGAGGGTTTTGGACCACAACAATATAATTGCCGAGGTCACAAAGCAGTTGCAGTCACGATTTCTGGCCAACCCCACGGAGATTAAGAAACGTATTGAGTCTCTTATTGAACGAGATTTCTTGGAGAGGGATACCATTGACAGAAAATTGTACCGTTATCTTGCTTGA